The segment GTGCTATCCATGTGCCTGTCTCTAGCCACAAGATACTCACACCACGACATCAAGTTAGTCTTTCTCTTCCAACACTATAGCGATGTTTTAAGCCGCAGAACTGTCTCGGTAACCGAACGATACTACCGGCTACAAGGCGTGAGAACGCTCTTCAATCCCGCATAATCCCCGGTAGGCGCAGTGACGTTCTCTCGTCACGAAACGGTGTCAGCATACTGTCGTGATTTCTGGACTACTCGGCCCGCAGTTCGTGGGCGCACCAGGGGCAGAACGAGAGCGTCTCGTCCAGCTCGCGTCCGCAGTTCGGACAGCTCGCCACGGTGTCGGCGTCGGCGTCGGCCGTCGGGCGCTCCAGCAGGTACACGTCGAGCATCGCCGCGAACTCGACGGCGCTCAGCGCGACGTTGGCCTCGAACGACGCCGCCTCCCAGGCAGCGAGCGCCGACTCGACGACCGGCCCGCTGGTCGGGAGCGGCGGCCCGAGCAGGAGGACGACGCCCACCGCCGTCACCGCGAACCCGAGCCCACGCTGGAACCGACGGACGTAGACGTGCCCGAGCCCCGGGAACAGGAGGGAGAGCAGCACCGCGACGAGCCGCCGGATCCGTCCCATACCCTGACGTGCGTCGGCGCCCCTGAATACGGTTCGGGTCTTGGAGCGTCGTTCGGGGCGTGTTCGGTCGGCGGTCCCGCGACCGACTCGACCGGCCCACCATCAGACCGCTCTCGAACACGAGCGATGGGCGATGCGAACGGCCGGCACCGCCCACCCGACCGTACAGCACCTCGGGCCTCCCCAGCCGGTTCGCTCGCCAGCCGCGCGCCGGTGGTGAACGCCTGGCCAGCGTCGACCGTCACCGGGGGGACAGCTCGTCGACGAGCCGCGCCGTCGTCGCGACGTCGTACTGCCCCGGGGCGGTCGCGTCGGCGGGGTCGAGCGGCGCGTAGCCGATGCGGGAGCCGTACAGCGGCGCGACGACCCGGGAGTGTCGCCCGGCCTCGCCCATCGCGATGGTCGCCACGGCGTCGTCCGCGCGGTCGTACTCGTCGGTGAGTGCGAGCAGCGAGAGCACGTCCTTCCGGCCGGTCGCCGTGACCGCGAGCTTCGCCACGTCGCCGTGTTCGAGCCCGGCGTCGAGCGCCGTCGCCATCGTCTCCGCGTCGCCCGCGCCCTCGAAGTCGTGCGTCGAGACGACGACGCTCGCGCCCGCCTCACGGGCCCGCTCGACGACCCGCTGGCCGTTGCCGTCCTGCAGCGACGCCAGTTCGACGTCGACCGCCTCGACCGCGTCCATCGTCACGGCCGTCGCCAGCGCGTCCAGCCGCTCGGTGTCGTCGTCGGCCTCGCCACCCTCCCAGCGGGCCCGGTTCGTCGCCAACACCGGCAGCTCGCCGTCGTAGCCGTCGAGCGCGGCGAGCGGGTCGCTCGCGAGATCCATCCGGAACTCGACGGCGTCGGCGTGCTCGCGGGCCGACGGCTCGGCGGCGAGGTCCGCCGTGCTCGCACAGAGGACGAACGAGTCGAAGTCCATGGACGGGCTACTGCGCGGACCGGCAAAAACGTGCGCGATGGCGGCAGCGCTACCGGGGCCGGTGGGGCGGAGAACGAAAGTCGGGTCCTGCGGCGATACGGTGTCGGCGGTGCCTGCCGCTCAGACGAGGCCGAGGTTGTCCTCGGCTTCGAGCAGCTCGTGGTAGCGGTTCCGGATGGTGACCTCGGAGATGTCGGCGACGTCGCTGACCGCGGCCTGCGTCGTCTTCTCGTTCGTGAGGAGGGAGGCGGCGTAGACGGCGGCGGCCGCGAGGCCGACCGGCGACTTGCCCGAGTGGACGCCCTTCTCCTTGGCGTTCTGGAGCAGCGCGCGGGCGCGGTGCTCGGCCTCGTCGGAGAGTTCGAGGCCGCTCGCGAAGCGCGGGACGTAGCTCTCGGGGTCGGCCGGCATGACCTCCAGACCGAGCTCGCGGACGACGTAGCGGTACGTGCGGGCGACCTCGTTCTTCTCGACGCGGGAGACGTCGCTGATCTCGTCGAGGCTGCGCGGGACGCCGGCCTGGCGCGCGGCGGCGTAGACGGAGCTCGTCGCGACGCCCTCGATGGAGCGCCCCGGCAGGAGGTCCTCGTTGAGCGCGCGGCGGTAGATGACGGAGGCGGTCTCGCGGACGTTGTCCGGGAGGCCCACTGCGGAGGCCATCCGGTCGATCTCGCCGAGGGCCTGCTTCAGGTTGCGCTCCTTGCTGTCGCGGGTGCGGAAGCGCTCGTTCCACTTGCGCAGGCGCTGCATCTTCTCGCGCTGGCGCGAGCCCAGCGAGTTGCCGTAGGCGTCCTTGTTCCGCCAGTCGATGTTCGTCGAGAGCCCCTTGTCGTGCATCGTGTTCGTCGTCGGCGCGCCGACGCGGGACTTCTCGTTCTTCTCCTGGGCGTCGAACGCGCGCCACTCGGGGCCGCGGTCGACCTGGTCCTCCTCGACGACGAGACCGCAGTCGCCACAGACTGTCTCAGAGCCCTCACTGACGACGTGGCCGCCGCATTCGGGGCAGTTGAGGCCGCTGTCCTTGGTCTGTTCGTCCGTCTGTTCCTCGTTCCGTGGTCGTGTTCGGGTTCGTGCGTTCGTCATGGGTGCGAAGGCGGGGGCTACCGGCCAGGGTTTCAGCCTGGAGAAACCGGAAGCGCTGGTACTGTAGACACGAGTCGCAGTGCCCAAATATAAAGGTTTTGGAACTCTTTTCGCATCCCCGCGATTCGTGGTCCAGAACGGCGGTTCGTAGATAAAAATCATAACATTCATATATTGTCGTTTCGGCGTGGAGAGGACAACACACATCCCGCTCGCAGCGCGACGAGTTTGTATGCGAGTCGCAGTCGGCAGCGAGAACCCGGTGAAAGTCGCGGCGACCGAGGCGGCCATCGGCGACCTCCCCGGAGCGACCGTCGACGCGGTGGCGGTCGACTCGGGCGTCGCCGAACAGCCGACGGGGCTGGACGAGACGAGAACCGGCGCGGCGAACCGTGCCCGTCGTGCCTACGAGACCGGCGGCTACACCCTCGGCGTCGGTATCGAGGGCGGGGTGGCCACCCTCGGCACCGACGACCTCTACCTCGTGATGTGGGCGGCCGTCACCGACGGCGAACGCGTCGAACTCGCCGCCGGCCCGAGCGTCCGTCTGCCCGACAGCGTCACCGAACGCATCCGGGCTGGCGAGGAGCTCGGCCCGGTGATGGACGACGCGTTCGACCGCGACGGCGTCGCCCGGGGCGAGGGTGCCATCGGTATCTTCACCGGGGGCACGGTGGACAGGGAGGGAGCGCTCCGGTCCGCCGTCGCGGGCGCGCTCGGCCCGTTCGTCACCGCGAGCTACGACATCTAGGACTCGCCCGCGACCGCGTCGGCCTCCCGCGCCTCGGTGCTCTCCTCGACGGCCTCCGTGAGCGAGACGTTCAGGGCGAGCATCGAGCCCAGCCCGCCGATGACGGTGACGACGTTCTTCACCGCGTGGTCGACGATGGCGGCGGTCACGGCGAGTTCGACGGTGACGCCCGGCGCGAGCCCCACGACGAGCGCGGTGAACGCGCCCTCGTACAGGCCGACGCCGCCGGGCGAGAGCGGGAGCACCTTCGCGAGGTTGCCGACGCTGACCGCGAAGAAGCCGACGGCGACGAGCGTCGCGACCGGGAGCTCGATACCGACCGCGAGCATGACGACGATGCCCGTGACGACGTCGAGCGTCCAGACGAGCAGGCTCGAGCCACCGACGACCGCGAACGAGCGCCGCGAGCCCGCGACGGTCTGGACGTCGCCGACGAACCGCTCGACGACGGCGACGACCTCCATCGCGTAGGAGTCGTCGCTGAGCCGGTCGACGACCGGGCGCACGAGGTTCCGGTCCGAGCGCGCGGAGACGACGATTGCGAGCACGGCGACGACCGCGACACTCCCGACGACCGCGGCGACGTAGCTCGCGTACCGTGCGGCGGACTGGTAGCGCGGGCCGACCGTCTCCCCCGCGAGCGCGCTGGCGACCTGGCTCGCGTCCCCGCTGGCGACCAGCGCGAGCATGACCGAGCCCGCGAGCACCGTGATGGTGAGCAGGTCGAAGACGCGCTCGACCGCCAGCGACGCGAACCCGGAGGAGTACGGCACGTCACGACGGGCCTTCATCACGTACGCCCGGACGCCGTCGCCCAGCCGCGCCGGGAACACGAGGTTGCCGGTCTGGCTGATGAAGATGGCCCCCGTGAGGAAGCCGACCCGCGAACTGAACCCGATCTCGTCGAGGATGTCGCGGTAGCGCAGGCCACGGAGCGGCCACGAGAGGACGTAGATGGCCGCGGCGACGGCGACGAGCGCGAGGTCGGCCCCCTGCAGGTTCGACCAGACCTTGTCCGGTTCGAGGTAGAGGAACGCCATCAGGAAGACGGCGACGAAGGTGAGCAGCGTGCCGGCGACGATGCCGACGCGGCGGTTCACGCGCGGGGAGACCGACAGCTCCCACCACGTCCGGAGTATCTGGCTGCCCATTCCGAACACGTCGCGCACGAGGTCGACCTTCGTATCGCCCTTCGGCTCCCAGTCGACCGCGAACTCCTTCATCCGGAAGCCACGGCGCTGGGCCTTGACGAGCACCTCGGTGTCCCAGAACCAGTGCTGGTCCTCGACGTCGTCGAGCAGGGCGAACAGGGCCTCCCGGTCGAACGCCTTGAAGCCGCACTGGTGGTCGCGGAGGTCCGACCGGAGGAACAGCCGCGTGAGCCCGTTGTAAACGCGGCTCGGGACGCCGCGTTTCGCGGGCCGGTCCGCGACGTTCCCGGCCATCCAGCGCGAGCCGGTGACGACGTCGTACCCCTCGGTGCGGACGCTCTCGACGAGCTCCTCCAGATGCCGCATGTCCGTCGCGAGGTCCGTATCGAAGTAGACCAGCGTTTCGCCGTGGCTCGCACGGAACGCGCGTTCGAGCGCGCCGCCGCGGCCGAGCCGCTGGTCGGAGTGGAAGTGCCGGACGCGGTCGTCCTCGGCGGCCATCTCGTCGGCGATCTCGGGCGTGCGGTCCTCGCAGCCGTCCTCCGCGACGATGACCTCGTAGGCGTCCGCCGGGAGGAAGGCAGCGAGCGTCGACAGCGTGGTCTCGACCGTCGTCCGGATGGTCGCGGCCTCGTTGTAGGCCGGGAGGACGACGCTCACCGAGACCGACTCCTCGCTCATTGGGCGTTCTTCGGCGAGCCGTCGGTAAGAACTTTCTGAACCGTTCCCAGACTGACCCGTTAACCACCCGTACCAACCGGGAGTCGAGCGCGGTTCATCCCGGGCAGTGCGCGGGCGAAAATCGATAGACGCGGGTCGATTAACCGGCTGTACCAAACCCCCTAAGACGAAGGTTCGCATACGAAGATGTATGAGCATGAGCACGGCCGCGACGACCGACCTCTCGACCAAGCAGCACCGGATCCTGGAGTACCTGCGCGAGAAAGGTCAGACGAAGACCTACTTCAAGTCCCGGCTCATCGGTGACGACCTCGACATGACCGCGAAGGAGGTCGGCACGAACATGACCGCCATCCAGCGCGGCGAGTTCGACGTGGCCGTCGAGAAGTGGGGCTACTCCTCCTCGACGACCTGGAAGGTCACGGTCTGACTCGGCTCACAATCCCGATCGTCTGTCATCTTTCCTCGCGGGCCCCTGACGGGTCCGCGACATTCCACGTTCGAGAGCGCTGTGGCCCTCCAGTCACACCGTGACTCCCCCCACGAACCGGACACTCTCGTAGAGTCTACCGCGAGCACACAAGTTTATAATGAAAGATGGTGTTATACAGTTCGGGAGTCATGGACACCGAACCGCTCACGATCGACGTGTGGGTCAGGGCGCACACGCCGACTATCGGACCGAGAGAACACGCCATCGAGACAGTCAAAGAGCTCGCGGAACGGGGGGTCATCGAGGAGTACGAGGTCCACACCTGGCCGAGCGCGGTCGACCTGACCGTGCCCAGCGAGGTGACCGACCGGTACCGGGAGTTCGCGGCGTGGGCAGAGCGTGCGGGAGTCACGCTCGAACCCGCCTTCTCGCACCGCGTCGTGGACAACGCCATCACGGGCGAACACAACGAGATGCTCGTGACGCCACTTATCTGTACCGTGGTCCGCCGGGACGGCGACATCGTCGCCGTGCTGCCGTGCTGTCGGGGCGAGGAGGACCACGTCTCCGTGCTGTCGTACCTGGCGTCACTCGACGAGGATGTCGACCGCGTCGGCGGGGAGAAGCTACCGTCACCGACCGTCGCGTGATCAGCCGTCGAAGCGGACGAGCGAGTCCGCGTCCGCGGCCAGACCCGCCGCACCTTCGTCGAACGAATCGGCGTACCTGACGACGAGCATCAGCACCGTCTCGGGCCGCTCCACGCGGTAGCCGTCCTCGCGGGAGAGCAGACCGGCGTCGTCGAGCTCGCCCGCGTACTTGCTGACCGTCGGTCGGGAGACGTCGAGCGCGTCGGCGAGGTGGCTCCCCGTCGCCTCCGGCGTTCGAAGCAGTTCGACGAGCATCCCACGCGGGGTCTCGCGGCGGAGGTAGCCGAGCGCGCGCTTCTCGAAGGCGGAGAAGCGGCCCGCCGGGTAGAGCCGTTTGTAGTCGCCGTCGCGGTACACCTCGACGCTCCCGTCGTCGACGAGGCGGCGGAGGTGGTGCTGGGTCTCGCCGGTGCCCAGTTTGAGGTCGTCGCGGAGCTTCGAGAAGTGTGCGCCGGGGGTGGCGGTGAGGTAGCCGGTGATGGCGTCACGGACCTCGCTCTCGCCGGCATCGGTCGAATCGACGTCCGCGAACCGGGCGAACGGGCTTGCCGCTCCGACTGCGGCGAACCGCTTGAGCGTGGCCCGTTTTCGCTCGTCGACGTCGCTCGGTTCCCCCATATACTAATATTCGATACTTTCCCCAGCGATAAAACCGCTTCGCTTGTGTGGAGTGGTTCGACTACTCCGTCTCGGTCAGCTCCTCGTCGTCGCTCATCTCCTCCTCCACGTCGTAGTCGCCGCCGGTGAACTCGTCGTCGGCCTCGTCGATGACCTCGTCGGAGCTCTTTATCTTCCGAGGGTCCTGTCCCTGCTTGACGGCTTCCGCCTGCTGTTCCATCTTCTCGACGTCCATCTCGGCCTCCTGGTCTATCTGACCGAGTATCTCCTCGATGTCGTCGAGGCCGAGCATCTCGCGGGTCTCCTCGTCGAAGTCGCGGCTGTCGAGGTCGGCCTCGCTCTGCTTGATGTCGCTGCCGGTGAGGTGCTTGCCGTACCGGCCGAGCATCGACGAGAGCTCCTGGGGCAGCACGAACGTCGTGGACTCGCTGGTCCCGATGTGTTCGAGCGCCTCCAGCCCCTTGTCGATGACCGCGCGCTCGCCCATCGACTCGGCGGACTTCGCGCGCAGCACCGTCGAGATGGCGTCACCCTGCGCCTCGAGGATCTGGCTCTGCTTCTGGCCCTGTGCGCGGATGATCTCGCTCTGCTTGTCACCCTCCGCCTTCTCGACCGCGCTGCGCCGTTCACCCTGCGCCTCGAGGATCATGGCACGGCGACGGCGCTCGGCGGAGGTCTGCTGCTCCATCGCCTGCTGGACGTCCTTCGAGGGGTTGACCTCACGGACCTCGACGGACTCGACACGCACACCCCACTCGTCGGT is part of the Haloarchaeobius litoreus genome and harbors:
- a CDS encoding zinc ribbon domain-containing protein, which encodes MGRIRRLVAVLLSLLFPGLGHVYVRRFQRGLGFAVTAVGVVLLLGPPLPTSGPVVESALAAWEAASFEANVALSAVEFAAMLDVYLLERPTADADADTVASCPNCGRELDETLSFCPWCAHELRAE
- a CDS encoding type I 3-dehydroquinate dehydratase → MDFDSFVLCASTADLAAEPSAREHADAVEFRMDLASDPLAALDGYDGELPVLATNRARWEGGEADDDTERLDALATAVTMDAVEAVDVELASLQDGNGQRVVERAREAGASVVVSTHDFEGAGDAETMATALDAGLEHGDVAKLAVTATGRKDVLSLLALTDEYDRADDAVATIAMGEAGRHSRVVAPLYGSRIGYAPLDPADATAPGQYDVATTARLVDELSPR
- a CDS encoding transcription initiation factor IIB, which codes for MTNARTRTRPRNEEQTDEQTKDSGLNCPECGGHVVSEGSETVCGDCGLVVEEDQVDRGPEWRAFDAQEKNEKSRVGAPTTNTMHDKGLSTNIDWRNKDAYGNSLGSRQREKMQRLRKWNERFRTRDSKERNLKQALGEIDRMASAVGLPDNVRETASVIYRRALNEDLLPGRSIEGVATSSVYAAARQAGVPRSLDEISDVSRVEKNEVARTYRYVVRELGLEVMPADPESYVPRFASGLELSDEAEHRARALLQNAKEKGVHSGKSPVGLAAAAVYAASLLTNEKTTQAAVSDVADISEVTIRNRYHELLEAEDNLGLV
- the yjjX gene encoding inosine/xanthosine triphosphatase; the protein is MRVAVGSENPVKVAATEAAIGDLPGATVDAVAVDSGVAEQPTGLDETRTGAANRARRAYETGGYTLGVGIEGGVATLGTDDLYLVMWAAVTDGERVELAAGPSVRLPDSVTERIRAGEELGPVMDDAFDRDGVARGEGAIGIFTGGTVDREGALRSAVAGALGPFVTASYDI
- a CDS encoding flippase-like domain-containing protein, with product MSEESVSVSVVLPAYNEAATIRTTVETTLSTLAAFLPADAYEVIVAEDGCEDRTPEIADEMAAEDDRVRHFHSDQRLGRGGALERAFRASHGETLVYFDTDLATDMRHLEELVESVRTEGYDVVTGSRWMAGNVADRPAKRGVPSRVYNGLTRLFLRSDLRDHQCGFKAFDREALFALLDDVEDQHWFWDTEVLVKAQRRGFRMKEFAVDWEPKGDTKVDLVRDVFGMGSQILRTWWELSVSPRVNRRVGIVAGTLLTFVAVFLMAFLYLEPDKVWSNLQGADLALVAVAAAIYVLSWPLRGLRYRDILDEIGFSSRVGFLTGAIFISQTGNLVFPARLGDGVRAYVMKARRDVPYSSGFASLAVERVFDLLTITVLAGSVMLALVASGDASQVASALAGETVGPRYQSAARYASYVAAVVGSVAVVAVLAIVVSARSDRNLVRPVVDRLSDDSYAMEVVAVVERFVGDVQTVAGSRRSFAVVGGSSLLVWTLDVVTGIVVMLAVGIELPVATLVAVGFFAVSVGNLAKVLPLSPGGVGLYEGAFTALVVGLAPGVTVELAVTAAIVDHAVKNVVTVIGGLGSMLALNVSLTEAVEESTEAREADAVAGES
- a CDS encoding DUF7123 family protein, whose translation is MSTAATTDLSTKQHRILEYLREKGQTKTYFKSRLIGDDLDMTAKEVGTNMTAIQRGEFDVAVEKWGYSSSTTWKVTV
- a CDS encoding HTH domain-containing protein, giving the protein MDTEPLTIDVWVRAHTPTIGPREHAIETVKELAERGVIEEYEVHTWPSAVDLTVPSEVTDRYREFAAWAERAGVTLEPAFSHRVVDNAITGEHNEMLVTPLICTVVRRDGDIVAVLPCCRGEEDHVSVLSYLASLDEDVDRVGGEKLPSPTVA
- a CDS encoding winged helix-turn-helix transcriptional regulator; its protein translation is MGEPSDVDERKRATLKRFAAVGAASPFARFADVDSTDAGESEVRDAITGYLTATPGAHFSKLRDDLKLGTGETQHHLRRLVDDGSVEVYRDGDYKRLYPAGRFSAFEKRALGYLRRETPRGMLVELLRTPEATGSHLADALDVSRPTVSKYAGELDDAGLLSREDGYRVERPETVLMLVVRYADSFDEGAAGLAADADSLVRFDG
- a CDS encoding SPFH domain-containing protein, whose protein sequence is MAMEPIPLQTLPALGFVFALIGILIIVALASAVKIVQPTEKRTLTVLGEYRGLLEPGIHFVPPFVSSTVSFDMRTQTLDVPPQEAITRDNSPVVADAVVYIRVMDAGKAFLEVEDYKNAVENLAQTTLRAVIGDMELDDTLNKRQEINARIREELDEPTDEWGVRVESVEVREVNPSKDVQQAMEQQTSAERRRRAMILEAQGERRSAVEKAEGDKQSEIIRAQGQKQSQILEAQGDAISTVLRAKSAESMGERAVIDKGLEALEHIGTSESTTFVLPQELSSMLGRYGKHLTGSDIKQSEADLDSRDFDEETREMLGLDDIEEILGQIDQEAEMDVEKMEQQAEAVKQGQDPRKIKSSDEVIDEADDEFTGGDYDVEEEMSDDEELTETE